One window of the Myxococcales bacterium genome contains the following:
- a CDS encoding S46 family peptidase → MAHPVRWMIALSLLLLFSSLLQADEGMWTFDHPPVAAIEKQYGVKLSPEWLEHLRMSSVRLDGGSASFISADGLILTNHHVATGCIDDLSTEKRDYLATGFDSRLDGGEKKCPTLEARVLYRTEEVTGQVKAAIPEGIDDTAAATARRAVLGRLEKECQDRTGLTCEAVTLHGGGQFWIYQYQIYRDLRLVFAPEMQLAFFGGDDDNFNFPRFCLDFALVRAYGPDGKPAHPPHHLKINPAGVKEGEPVFISGHPGSSQRFFTFDQLKFLRDVAYPFRLKQLKRLNALLEDYAKTGEEPTRRAKTLTFYIQNGIKAYTGNLAGLQRADLMSGKEKEEAELRRVAIARPEFQSGGDPWEQIAKAQQAHAQFLKRYRLVQIRYSQAFSLAADIVRLNTELTKPNEQRLEEYQEANLDSLYHDLFAEVPIYPDLEEAILADALAQLRDELGGDDPLVKAVLKNRDPKLIAKEAVGGTKLLSAPERKKWAKAGVKAIAAAKDPLLRLVLAIDPYFREMRQRYESEVRIVEERAGMRIAQARFAIRGNQVYPDATFTLRLAYGKMAGYEANGYRLPYQTTLYGLFDRHFNFAGRAPFNLPARWLEKAGSLKLETPYNQVNTAETFGGNSGSPLVDQNGELVGLVFDGNLESLGIEFVYDDKEARSLTVSPQAILESLAKVYGREDLVRELLGR, encoded by the coding sequence ATGGCACACCCCGTCCGCTGGATGATCGCGCTGTCGTTGCTGTTGTTGTTTTCCTCGCTGCTCCAAGCCGATGAAGGCATGTGGACCTTCGATCATCCGCCGGTCGCGGCGATCGAAAAACAATATGGCGTTAAACTCTCTCCTGAATGGCTGGAGCATTTGCGGATGTCCTCGGTGCGGCTGGACGGCGGTTCGGCGTCGTTCATCTCCGCGGACGGATTGATCCTCACCAATCATCACGTGGCCACCGGCTGCATCGACGATTTATCCACCGAGAAAAGAGATTACCTGGCGACGGGCTTTGACAGCCGGCTCGACGGCGGCGAAAAAAAGTGCCCGACTCTGGAAGCGCGGGTGCTCTACCGGACCGAGGAAGTGACCGGGCAGGTCAAGGCGGCGATTCCGGAAGGGATCGACGATACCGCGGCGGCGACGGCGCGACGGGCGGTCCTGGGGCGGCTGGAAAAAGAGTGTCAGGATCGCACCGGGCTGACCTGCGAGGCGGTGACGCTGCACGGCGGCGGCCAGTTCTGGATCTATCAATATCAGATCTACCGCGATCTCCGGCTGGTTTTCGCCCCGGAAATGCAACTGGCGTTTTTCGGCGGCGACGACGACAACTTCAATTTCCCGCGCTTTTGCCTCGATTTCGCGCTGGTGCGGGCGTATGGACCGGACGGCAAGCCGGCGCATCCGCCGCACCACCTGAAAATCAACCCGGCGGGGGTGAAAGAGGGCGAACCGGTATTTATTTCCGGACACCCGGGCAGCAGCCAGCGGTTTTTCACCTTCGATCAACTGAAATTCCTGCGTGACGTGGCTTACCCCTTCCGCCTCAAGCAGTTGAAACGCCTCAATGCGCTGCTGGAGGATTACGCCAAGACCGGCGAGGAACCGACCCGGCGGGCGAAAACGCTGACTTTCTACATCCAGAACGGTATCAAGGCGTACACGGGCAATCTGGCCGGGTTGCAACGCGCCGACCTGATGAGCGGCAAGGAAAAAGAGGAAGCCGAGCTGCGCCGCGTGGCGATCGCCCGGCCGGAGTTTCAATCCGGCGGCGACCCGTGGGAACAGATCGCCAAGGCGCAACAGGCGCACGCCCAATTTCTCAAGCGGTACCGGCTCGTGCAGATTCGCTACAGCCAGGCATTTTCGCTGGCGGCGGATATCGTCCGTTTGAATACCGAGCTGACCAAGCCCAACGAACAGCGTCTCGAGGAATACCAGGAAGCCAATCTCGATTCGCTCTACCACGATTTGTTCGCCGAGGTGCCGATTTATCCCGACCTGGAAGAGGCGATTCTCGCCGACGCCTTGGCGCAATTGCGTGACGAACTGGGCGGCGACGACCCGCTGGTGAAGGCCGTTTTGAAAAACCGCGATCCGAAGCTGATCGCCAAGGAAGCCGTCGGGGGAACCAAATTGCTGTCCGCGCCGGAACGGAAAAAATGGGCGAAAGCCGGCGTCAAGGCGATCGCCGCCGCCAAGGATCCGCTCCTCCGGCTCGTTCTGGCGATCGATCCGTATTTCCGCGAAATGCGGCAGCGCTACGAATCGGAAGTGCGGATCGTCGAGGAGCGTGCGGGCATGCGCATCGCCCAGGCCCGTTTCGCCATTCGCGGCAATCAGGTGTACCCCGACGCCACCTTCACCTTGCGGCTGGCCTACGGAAAAATGGCCGGTTACGAGGCGAACGGTTATCGGTTGCCGTATCAGACCACGCTCTATGGGTTGTTCGACCGGCATTTCAACTTCGCCGGCCGCGCGCCCTTCAACCTGCCGGCCCGGTGGCTCGAAAAAGCCGGTTCGCTGAAGCTGGAGACGCCCTACAACCAGGTCAACACGGCGGAAACCTTCGGCGGCAACTCGGGCAGCCCGCTGGTCGATCAAAACGGCGAGTTGGTGGGGTTGGTCTTCGACGGCAATCTGGAATCGCTCGGCATCGAGTTTGTCTACGACGATAAGGAAGCCCGGTCATTGACGGTCAGCCCGCAAGCGATCCTCGAAAGCCTCGCCAAGGTTTACGGGCGCGAGGATCTGGTGCGCGAGTTGTTGGGCCGCTGA
- a CDS encoding response regulator, whose protein sequence is MEMVTQAILVSWTTTLIAALIYCYLYFVYRERFIGFFAAFWVLYTVKLAFDLTIELTAPNFFFLAINHLSVIFMGYAALETINAYARLKTWRPVYYFAFPMVVWILFTSRYHPTVTLLTWPAYLYCAGIFLYTSVIFFRQKDYSAFLKPVTAVVFFTWGGVQLAYPFIRSDMTGSVFGYSAASVIKLFVALSVLLVYFEKIRKDLTDSDTRLRQIINLVPHHIYAKDLQGKFILANEAVARTFDVPLAELTGKTEAEFRRGEIEPKTLRQDDHEILQSGKAEAVAEEVVLDAKGKTHYFQTTKIPYTALNSDQPAVLSVAIDITDRKQAEKENARLQDQLQQAQKLEAVGQLAGGIAHDFNNLLTGIAGNVELSLMEIEPEHPLAPALLDIKHASERAEALTRQLLAFSRKQLIQPRLVNLNQILDNLAKMLGRVIGENIELKMIREPKLQAIKADPSQLEQVLLNLVINARDAMPEGGRLIIETANRRLNGQHLKNFPQARPGNYVQLSVTDNGIGMDEAVQKHIFEPFFTTKPKGKGTGLGLSTVYGATRQNGGLIDFVSAPGKGTTFFLYFPQADETEDPLAMPPVKKNLPTGTETILLAEDDPLVLDMTLKIIKHLGYRVHYARNGAEALALGEKYGSSIQLLMTDVIMPLMNGKELAERLTKAFPHIKVLFTSGYTDDVIGHHGILEDGINFLPKPFTPRLLAQKLREELDS, encoded by the coding sequence ATGGAAATGGTGACCCAAGCGATTCTCGTCTCCTGGACAACCACCCTGATTGCCGCGCTGATCTACTGCTATCTGTACTTCGTTTATCGCGAACGCTTCATCGGATTTTTTGCCGCGTTCTGGGTTTTATACACCGTCAAACTGGCTTTCGACCTCACCATCGAGCTGACCGCGCCGAATTTTTTCTTCCTCGCGATCAATCACCTCAGCGTAATTTTCATGGGCTATGCGGCACTGGAAACGATCAACGCCTATGCCCGGCTGAAGACCTGGCGGCCGGTCTACTATTTCGCGTTCCCGATGGTCGTTTGGATCCTTTTCACCAGCCGATACCATCCGACAGTGACGCTGCTGACCTGGCCGGCCTACCTCTATTGCGCCGGTATCTTTCTTTACACCAGTGTGATTTTTTTCCGGCAGAAAGATTACTCGGCGTTTCTGAAGCCGGTGACGGCGGTCGTCTTTTTCACCTGGGGCGGCGTTCAACTGGCCTATCCGTTCATCCGTTCCGACATGACCGGATCGGTCTTCGGCTATTCCGCGGCCTCGGTGATCAAACTGTTCGTCGCGCTGAGCGTTTTACTGGTCTACTTCGAAAAGATCCGCAAGGACCTGACCGACAGCGACACCCGTTTGCGCCAAATCATCAATCTGGTGCCGCACCATATCTATGCCAAGGATTTGCAGGGCAAATTCATCCTGGCCAACGAAGCCGTGGCGCGAACATTCGACGTGCCGCTGGCCGAGCTGACCGGCAAAACGGAAGCCGAGTTCCGGCGCGGCGAAATCGAACCGAAAACCCTACGCCAGGATGACCACGAAATCCTGCAAAGCGGCAAGGCAGAAGCGGTGGCCGAGGAAGTGGTGCTCGATGCCAAGGGCAAAACCCACTACTTCCAGACCACGAAAATCCCCTATACCGCCTTGAATTCCGATCAACCGGCGGTCCTGAGCGTCGCCATCGACATCACCGACCGGAAACAGGCCGAAAAAGAAAACGCCCGGCTGCAGGATCAATTGCAACAAGCCCAGAAACTGGAGGCCGTCGGGCAATTGGCCGGCGGGATCGCGCACGATTTCAACAACCTGCTGACCGGTATCGCCGGCAACGTCGAGTTGTCGCTGATGGAGATCGAGCCGGAACATCCGCTGGCGCCGGCGTTGCTCGACATCAAACACGCCAGCGAACGGGCGGAAGCGCTGACCCGCCAGTTGCTGGCGTTCAGCCGGAAACAACTGATCCAACCGCGCCTGGTCAATTTGAATCAAATCCTGGACAACCTGGCCAAGATGCTGGGCCGGGTGATCGGCGAGAACATCGAATTGAAGATGATCCGCGAGCCGAAGCTGCAGGCGATCAAGGCCGATCCCTCGCAATTGGAACAAGTGCTGCTCAACCTGGTCATCAACGCCCGCGACGCCATGCCCGAGGGCGGCAGGCTGATCATCGAAACCGCCAATCGACGGCTCAACGGACAACACCTGAAAAACTTTCCGCAGGCGAGGCCGGGAAATTACGTCCAACTTTCCGTTACCGACAACGGCATCGGGATGGACGAAGCGGTCCAGAAACACATTTTCGAACCGTTTTTCACCACCAAGCCCAAGGGCAAAGGCACCGGCCTGGGATTGTCAACCGTTTACGGCGCCACCCGGCAAAACGGCGGCTTGATCGACTTCGTTTCGGCCCCGGGCAAAGGAACGACCTTCTTTCTCTATTTCCCGCAAGCCGACGAAACCGAAGACCCCTTGGCGATGCCGCCGGTGAAGAAAAATCTGCCGACCGGCACGGAGACCATTCTGCTCGCCGAGGACGATCCATTGGTTTTGGACATGACCTTGAAAATCATCAAGCATCTCGGCTATCGGGTTCATTACGCGCGAAACGGCGCCGAAGCGCTCGCTCTCGGCGAGAAATACGGCTCGTCCATTCAACTGCTCATGACCGACGTCATCATGCCGCTCATGAACGGCAAGGAACTGGCCGAGCGCCTGACCAAGGCCTTTCCGCACATCAAGGTGCTCTTCACTTCGGGTTACACGGATGATGTCATCGGCCATCACGGCATTCTGGAAGACGGCATCAATTTCCTGCCCAAACCTTTCACACCGCGACTGCTGGCCCAGAAGCTGCGCGAGGAACTCGATTCCTGA